Proteins encoded by one window of Lycium barbarum isolate Lr01 chromosome 11, ASM1917538v2, whole genome shotgun sequence:
- the LOC132617036 gene encoding pentatricopeptide repeat-containing protein At1g09900, with protein MELIVPTKQTHEGFCFFHSKRFSGCCNNRGRSKTTSVKLLVRQNKVFAISTTETNGRLSRPHVVLSENNFEEFESNNYLRRLVRDGELEESFKHLESMVYRGDIPDIIPCTSLIRGFCRIGQTKKATRVLEILEDSGAVPDVITYNVLISGYCKSGEIDNALKVLDRMSVAPDVVTYNTILRTLCDCGKLKQAMHVLDRMLQRECYPDVITYTILIEATCKESGVGQAMKLLDEMRSKGCVPDVVTYNVLINGICKEGRLNEAIKFLNNMPSYGCQPNVITHNIILRSMCSTGRWMDAEKLLGDMVRKGCSPSVVTFNILINFLCRKGLLGRAIDLLDKMPKYGCTPNSLSYNPLLHAFCKEKKMDRAIEYLEVMVSRGCYPDIVTYNTLLTALCKDGKVDVAVEILNQLSKKGCSPVLITYNTVIDGLSKVGKTELAIELLNEMREKGLQPDIITYSSLVAGLSREGKVDEAIKFFHDLEGLDVRPNAITYNAIMLGLCKARQTDHAIDFLAYMISKGCKPTESTYTILIEGIAYEGLAEEALELLNELCSRGVVKKSSAEQVVVKM; from the coding sequence ATGGAATTAATAGTGCCAACGAAGCAAACCCATGAAGGGTTTTGCTTTTTTCACTCCAAGCGGTTCTCAGGTTGTTGTAATAATAGGGGGAGGTCCAAGACCACTTCAGTAAAGCTACTTGTGAGACAAAATAAGGTTTTTGCTATTTCAACAACTGAAACGAATGGTAGGTTATCAAGGCCACATGTTGTTCTAtctgaaaataattttgaagaatTTGAGAGTAATAATTATCTTCGTCGGTTGGTTAGAGATGGGGAATTAGAAGAAAGTTTCAAGCACCTTGAGAGTATGGTGTATCGTGGGGATATTCCTGATATTATTCCATGTACAAGTTTGATTCGTGGGTTTTGTAGAATTGGGCAAACTAAGAAGGCTACAAGAGTTTTGGAGATCCTTGAGGATTCCGGAGCTGTTCCTGATGTTATTACTTACAATGTCTTGATTAGTGGTTATTGTAAATCTGGAGAAATTGATAATGCATTGAAGGTCTTGGACCGAATGAGTGTTGCACCTGATGTAGTCACATACAATACTATTTTGCGCACCTTATGTGATTGTGGCAAATTGAAACAAGCTATGCATGTTCTTGACCGTATGTTGCAGAGAGAATGTTACCCTGATGTCATTACCTACACCATTTTGATCGAAGCTACGTGTAAGGAAAGTGGCGTGGGGCAGGCAATGAAGCTGTTGGATGAAATGAGGAGTAAAGGATGTGTACCTGATGTCGTCACTTATAATGTTCTAATAAATGGGATTTGTAAGGAAGGCAGATTGAATGAAGCAATCAAGTTTCTGAATAATATGCCATCTTATGGCTGCCAACCTAATGTGATTACACACAATATAATTTTGCGTAGTATGTGTAGTACGGGTAGGTGGATGGATGCCGAGAAACTGTTGGGCGATATGGTTAGAAAAGGCTGTTCTCCTAGTGTTGTCACATTTAATATCTTGATCAATTTTTTATGTCGGAAAGGACTGTTGGGACGGGCTATTGATTTATTGGACAAGATGCCTAAGTATGGGTGTACTCCGAACTCCTTGAGTTATAATCCATTGCTTCATGCATTCTGCAAAGAGAAGAAAATGGATCGAGCGATCGAGTATTTGGAAGTTATGGTGAGTAGGGGTTGTTACcctgatattgtgacttataatacATTGCTCACAGCTTTGTGCAAAGATGGTAAGGTTGATGTTGCAGTTGAAATCCTCAACCAACTTAGCAAAAAAGGTTGTTCTCCAGTCCTAATCACTTACAATACAGTGATTGATGGACTATCCAAAGTGGGGAAAACTGAACTTGCCATTGAACTGCTTAATGAAATGCGAGAGAAAGGTCTGCAACCTGATATAATTACGTATTCCTCGCTTGTGGCAGGTCTTAGTAGGGAAGGAAAAGTTGATGAAGCCATTAAGTTCTTTCATGACTTAGAAGGATTGGATGTCAGGCCCAATGCTATAACCTACAATGCCATTATGTTGGGCCTGTGTAAAGCTCGCCAAACAGATCATGCAATCGACTTCTTGGCTTATATGATTTCAAAGGGTTGTAAACCTACTGAATCTACATACACTATTCTAATTGAAGGTATTGCTTATGAAGGCTTAGCAGAGGAGGCTTTAGAGTTATTGAATGAGTTGTGCTCTAGAGGAGTTGTCAAGAAGAGTTCTGCTGAACAGGTTGTGGTCAAGATGTAG